In Citrus sinensis cultivar Valencia sweet orange chromosome 4, DVS_A1.0, whole genome shotgun sequence, one DNA window encodes the following:
- the LOC102628258 gene encoding cycloartenol-C-24-methyltransferase, translating into MFSKKAATVFLFLPKERNFSAFHANCEKQPRKIILILVLLLLLFQIGYIARMSKAGALDLASGVGGKIDKTEVLSAVEKYEKYHVCYGGEEEERKANYADMVNKYYDLVTSFYEFGWGESFHFAPRWKGESLRESIKRHEHFLALQLGLKSGQKVLDVGCGIGGPLREIAQFSSTSVTGLNNNEYQITRGKELNRFARVDKTCNFVKADFMKMPFPDNSFDAVYAIEATCHAPDAYGCYKEIYRVLKPGQYFAAYEWCMTDAFDPNNQEHQKIKAEIEIGDGLPDIRSTRKCLEALKQAGFEVIWEKDLAVDSPLPWYLPLDTSHFSLSSFRLTSVGRFVTRNMVKALEFVGLAPKGSQRVQDFLEKAAEGLAAGGRKEIFTPMYFFLASKPQHG; encoded by the exons ATGTTTTCGAAAAAAGCGGCAAccgtttttctttttttgccaaaagaaagaaattttagcGCTTTCCACGCAAACTGCGAGAAACAGCCTCGTAAAATTATTCTGATTCTCgtgcttttgcttttattgTTTCAGATCGGGTATATTGCGAGAATGTCGAAGGCTGGAGCTTTGGATTTGGCTTCTGGGGTGGGCGGAAAGATTGATAAAACCGAAGTGCTCTCCGCCGTCGAAAA GTATGAGAAGTATCATGTCTGTTATGGAGGTGAAGAGGAAGAGAGAAAAGCTAACTACGCTGACATG gttaataaatattatgatcTTGTTACCAGCTTTTATGAGTTTGGCTGGGGGGAGTCATTCCATTTTGCACCAAG ATGGAAAGGAGAGTCTCTTCGGGAGAGTATCAAGCGACATGAGCACTTCCTTGCTTTGCAACTTGGCCTTAAATCTGGGCAGAAG GTTTTGGATGTTGGATGTGGAATTGGTGGACCCTTGAGAGAAATTGCTCAATTCAG CTCAACATCAGTTACTGGGTTGAACAACAATGAGTATCAGATAACAAGAGGAAAG GAATTAAACCGCTTTGCACGAGTGGACAAGACCTGCAACTTTGTAAAG GCTGACTTCATGAAAATGCCATTTCCTGACAATAGTTTTGATGCTGTGTATGCAATTGAAGCAACCTGTCATGCTCCAGATGCA TATGGATGCTACAAAGAGATTTACAGAGTATTAAAGCCTGGCCAATATTTTGCTGCATATGAATGGTGCATGACTGATGCGTTTGATCCAAACAATCAAGAACATCAAAAAATTAAG GCGGAAATCGAGATTGGTGATGGGCTTCCAGACATCAGGTCGACTAGAAAATGCTTGGAAGCTCTGAAACAAGCTGGTTTTGAG gtGATATGGGAGAAAGATCTTGCTGTAGACTCACCTCTCCCATGGTACTTGCCTTTGGATACATCTCACTTTTCACTGAGTAGCTTCCGCCTAACATCAGTTGGACGTTTTGTGACTAGAAATATG GTGAAAGCCCTAGAATTTGTGGGACTAGCCCCAAAGGGAAGTCAAAGGGTTCAAGATTTTCtggagaaggcagcagaaggATTGGCTGCAGGCGGGAG GAAAGAGATTTTCACGCCAATGTACTTCTTTTTGGCCAGCAAGCCACAACATGGCTGA
- the LOC102627963 gene encoding pathogenesis-related thaumatin-like protein 3.5, giving the protein MALWHLPLLLALISFSGTDAAIFTLENKCKETIWPGILAGSGKPVLMNGGVRLNAGENIKIEAPKGWSGRFWPRTGCTFDQSGNGKCVTGDCGAKLNCNGAGGEPPVSLAEFTLDSPEDFYDVSLVDGYNVPMSIIPSGGTGGCKSVNCVSDLNTKCPEDLQQKDTGRVVACKSACMAFNTPEYCCTGAFGGPNTCKPTNYSKIFKESCPDAYSYAYDDLTSTFTCKDANYTISFC; this is encoded by the exons ATGGCTCTTTGgcatcttcctcttcttttgGCTTTGATCTCTTTCTCAG GCACAGATGCTGCAATATTCACACTGGAAAACAAATGCAAGGAGACAATATGGCCAGGGATCTTAGCTGGTTCGGGAAAACCTGTTCTCATGAATGGGGGAGTTCGTTTGAACGCAGgagaaaacattaaaattgagGCACCGAAAGGGTGGTCTGGCCGATTCTGGCCACGTACAGGCTGTACATTTGATCAGTCCGGCAATGGAAAATGTGTCACCGGTGACTGTGGTGCTAAGTTAAACTGTAATGGCGCAGGAGGTGAACCACCAGTATCACTAGCTGAGTTTACCCTTGATAGTCCCGAGGACTTTTATGATGTTAGCCTTGTTGATGGCTACAATGTTCCAATGTCCATCATCCCTAGTGGCGGTACCGGCGGATGCAAGAGTGTTAATTGTGTTTCAGATTTGAACACAAAGTGCCCAGAAGATCTACAACAGAAGGACACTGGCCGTGTTGTGGCATGTAAGAGTGCATGCATGGCTTTCAATACGCCTGAGTATTGCTGCACTGGTGCTTTTGGAGGTCCTAATACATGCAAGCCAACTAACTACTCCAAAATTTTCAAGGAGTCTTGTCCCGATGCTTACAGCTATGCCTACGATGATCTGACCAGCACATTCACATGTAAAGACGCTAATTACACTATTAGCTtctgttaa
- the LOC102627675 gene encoding ras-related protein RABA4c-like, translating into MSNFQQGNYNNKIDYVFKIVLIGDSAVGKSQLLARFARDEFSLDSKATIGVEFQTKTVVIHHKNVKAQIWDTAGQERYRAVTSAYYRGAVGAMLVYDITKRQSFDNVARWLEELRGHADKNIIIMLVGNKSDLETLRAVPTEDAKEFAEKEGLCFMETSALESTNVELAFLTVLTEIYRIVSKKALTANDESESGGSSSLLKATNIVVPGQEPESGRRSYNCCTSS; encoded by the exons ATGTCCAACTTTCAGCAAGGtaactataataataaaatcgaTTATGTATTCAAAATAGTATTGATTGGAGACTCTGCAGTGGGCAAGTCTCAGCTTTTGGCTCGTTTTGCAAGAGATGAATTCAGTTTAGATTCAAAGGCCACGATCGGTGTTGAGTTTCAAACAAAAACAGTTGTTATTCATCACAAAAATGTCAAAGCTCAGATTTGGGACACTGCTGGTCAagaaag GTATCGGGCTGTAACAAGTGCATACTACAGAGGTGCAGTGGGGGCGATGCTGGTCTATGACATAACTAAGCGTCAGTCATTTGATAATGTGGCGAGGTGGTTAGAGGAACTGCGGGGACATgcagataaaaatattatcatcatGCTTGTGGGCAACAAGTCTGACCTGGAGACCCTGCGAGCTGTACCCACTGAGGATGCGAAAGAGTTTGCTGAAAAGGAAGGCCTCTGCTTCATGGAGACATCAGCTCTTGAGTCCACTAATGTTGAGCTTGCTTTCCTCACAGTCTTGACAGAGATTTATCGAATTGTCAGCAAAAAGGCTCTCACTGCCAATGATGAATCAGAATCTGGTGGGAGTTCTTCGCTTCTTAAGGCTACCAATATTGTTGTCCCTGGGCAGGAACCAGAGTCTGGGCGAAGGAGTTACAACTGTTGCACATCATCGTAG